Proteins encoded in a region of the Tachyglossus aculeatus isolate mTacAcu1 chromosome 11, mTacAcu1.pri, whole genome shotgun sequence genome:
- the ZPBP2 gene encoding zona pellucida-binding protein 2 isoform X2, protein MAREWALFSAIFWALTRGAAGGGLPALVPLEQNDIHGNPEHEGQSEMNITETGKLMVKNFQESLSGSYTCTLSYQNIKTEMQTEEEILKTYEFMLFAYREPDYTYQISVRFTTQHCKVAVNGQFFEMLKKILNNLISDLSCQIIDPSYKCHVIEAPSLGLKNELFVTFEVNPFAPGWEVACDQVSVDCEDVTNGKIQQAKDHLEEFFRKQSYVLKHEFHHIPAIHYVDHSFQVIRIDSCRPGFGKNEITHNDCASCCVACDPGTYSPNTDVTCRTCSSAQLYGSKSCQ, encoded by the exons ATGGCCCGGGAATGGGCCCTCTTCTCCGCCATCTTCTGGGCCCTCACCCGAG GGGCAGCGGGTGGGGGGCTGCCGGCCCTGGTACCGCTGGAGCAGAACGACATCCATGGCAACCCCGAGCACGAAG GTCAAAGTGAAATGAATATTACTGAAACAGGAAAGCTAATGGTGAAAAATTTTCAGGAGTCTTTGTCTGGATCTTACACATGCACTCTGTCTTATCAAAACATCAAAACAGAAATGCAGACAGAAGAGGAAATTCTTAAAACATACGAATTTATGTTATTTG CCTACCGGGAACCTGATTATACATATCAGATATCTGTACGATTTACCACGCAACACTGTAAAGTAGCAGTTAATGGTCAGTTCTTCGAAATGCTGAAGAAAATATTAAATAACTTAATTTCAGACTTATCGTGCCAAATCATAGATCCATCCTATAAATGCCATGTCATAGAAGCTCCATCACTTGGCCTTAAGAATGAGCTATTTGTAACTTTTGAAG TAAATCCTTTTGCACCAGGGTGGGAAGTAGCTTGTGACCAAGTTTCTGTTGATTGCGAAGATGTCACAAATGGGAAGATTCAacag GCAAAAGATCATCTAGAAGAATTTTTTCGAAAGCAGTCATACGTTTTGAAACACGAATTTCATCACATTCCAGCCATCCATTATGTCGACCACAGTTTTCAGGTTATCAGAATTGACAGCTGTCGACCAGGCtttggaaaaaatgaaataaCCCACAATGATTGTGCTAGCTGCTGTG TGGCTTGTGATCCCGGAACATATAGCCCTAACACTGATGTGACTTGTCGGACCTGTTCCAGTGCTCAGCTCTACGGATCTAAATCTTGCCAGTaa
- the ZPBP2 gene encoding zona pellucida-binding protein 2 isoform X1: MAREWALFSAIFWALTRGAAGGGLPALVPLEQNDIHGNPEHEVKIYVKVHQSSPFLSCMDLELSQTEIVDPSYLWIGPDGRNIKGQSEMNITETGKLMVKNFQESLSGSYTCTLSYQNIKTEMQTEEEILKTYEFMLFAYREPDYTYQISVRFTTQHCKVAVNGQFFEMLKKILNNLISDLSCQIIDPSYKCHVIEAPSLGLKNELFVTFEVNPFAPGWEVACDQVSVDCEDVTNGKIQQAKDHLEEFFRKQSYVLKHEFHHIPAIHYVDHSFQVIRIDSCRPGFGKNEITHNDCASCCVACDPGTYSPNTDVTCRTCSSAQLYGSKSCQ, encoded by the exons ATGGCCCGGGAATGGGCCCTCTTCTCCGCCATCTTCTGGGCCCTCACCCGAG GGGCAGCGGGTGGGGGGCTGCCGGCCCTGGTACCGCTGGAGCAGAACGACATCCATGGCAACCCCGAGCACGAAG TGAAAATCTATGTGAAAGTCCACCAGAGTAGCCCATTTCTTTCCTGCATGGATCTGGAGCTTTCTCAAACAGAAATTGTAGACCCATCTTACTTATGGATTGGACCCGATGGAAGGAATATAAAAG GTCAAAGTGAAATGAATATTACTGAAACAGGAAAGCTAATGGTGAAAAATTTTCAGGAGTCTTTGTCTGGATCTTACACATGCACTCTGTCTTATCAAAACATCAAAACAGAAATGCAGACAGAAGAGGAAATTCTTAAAACATACGAATTTATGTTATTTG CCTACCGGGAACCTGATTATACATATCAGATATCTGTACGATTTACCACGCAACACTGTAAAGTAGCAGTTAATGGTCAGTTCTTCGAAATGCTGAAGAAAATATTAAATAACTTAATTTCAGACTTATCGTGCCAAATCATAGATCCATCCTATAAATGCCATGTCATAGAAGCTCCATCACTTGGCCTTAAGAATGAGCTATTTGTAACTTTTGAAG TAAATCCTTTTGCACCAGGGTGGGAAGTAGCTTGTGACCAAGTTTCTGTTGATTGCGAAGATGTCACAAATGGGAAGATTCAacag GCAAAAGATCATCTAGAAGAATTTTTTCGAAAGCAGTCATACGTTTTGAAACACGAATTTCATCACATTCCAGCCATCCATTATGTCGACCACAGTTTTCAGGTTATCAGAATTGACAGCTGTCGACCAGGCtttggaaaaaatgaaataaCCCACAATGATTGTGCTAGCTGCTGTG TGGCTTGTGATCCCGGAACATATAGCCCTAACACTGATGTGACTTGTCGGACCTGTTCCAGTGCTCAGCTCTACGGATCTAAATCTTGCCAGTaa